One genomic region from bacterium encodes:
- a CDS encoding AMP-binding protein, with protein sequence MIVELNQLTIRDLMERSFQLYGNLPALASVDEHPITYSQMKSQIAEIITLLLAYEIKPGDRVVILGDNSPHWVIAYLAVTCMGAIAVPILTGFSDEDTRHIIRHSEAVAAFVAAKMRSKLEDLENSELRALFSLEDWSVEEARKQRASLLGKETHFLPAEKKPLPFSPAAAFDQVNPPQEEDLAVIIYTSGTTGNSKGVMLTHRNITFDVVYSIERFPIDSNDRFLSILPLAHAYEATGGMLCPLAVGISIYYLKGLPTPAKLLSAMSTVHPTGVLTVPLVVDKIYRKKIVPQIQSKKVLNSLFKNSFFRKKLHKMAGKKLIRSFGGKLRFFMFGGAALNPDTEIFLRDANISYSSGYGMTETSPIMTINPFGTVKMGSCGKPIPGITISIHHPDPQTGIGEIIVKGDIVMQGYLKNAAATREAFLEDGWLKTGDLGLFDEDGYLFIKGRSKNVIIGPSGENIYPEVVEQEILQSPYIQEALVYMDKNKLIAKVYLDYDFIDQNFSRNNMDPNDASKMVRDLLEQIRQEVNLRLPTFSRLQAFEEHPEPFEKTPTNKIKRHLYIHAAQ encoded by the coding sequence ATGATTGTTGAACTGAATCAGCTGACCATTCGCGATCTGATGGAGCGCAGCTTTCAGCTGTACGGCAACCTGCCCGCCCTCGCAAGCGTCGACGAACATCCGATCACCTACAGCCAGATGAAATCGCAGATCGCGGAAATCATCACCTTGCTGCTGGCTTACGAGATCAAGCCGGGCGACCGGGTGGTTATTCTCGGCGACAACAGCCCCCATTGGGTCATCGCCTACCTCGCTGTCACTTGCATGGGCGCCATCGCTGTCCCCATTCTCACCGGCTTCTCCGATGAGGATACACGACATATCATCCGCCACTCCGAAGCGGTCGCCGCCTTCGTCGCCGCCAAGATGCGCAGCAAGCTGGAGGATCTGGAAAATTCAGAACTCCGCGCCCTCTTTTCTCTCGAGGACTGGAGCGTAGAGGAGGCCAGGAAACAACGCGCCTCGCTGCTCGGAAAAGAGACCCACTTTCTGCCTGCCGAGAAAAAACCGCTGCCGTTCTCCCCTGCCGCCGCCTTTGATCAGGTGAACCCACCGCAGGAGGAGGATCTGGCGGTAATCATCTATACCTCCGGTACGACGGGCAACTCCAAAGGGGTCATGCTGACCCACCGCAACATCACCTTTGATGTTGTGTACAGTATCGAACGCTTCCCCATTGACAGCAACGACCGTTTCCTGAGCATCCTGCCCCTTGCTCACGCCTATGAGGCTACAGGTGGAATGCTTTGCCCGCTGGCCGTCGGCATCTCCATCTATTATCTCAAGGGATTGCCCACGCCAGCCAAGTTGCTGTCGGCTATGTCTACCGTTCATCCGACCGGCGTGCTCACCGTGCCCTTGGTTGTGGACAAAATCTATCGCAAGAAAATCGTCCCGCAAATTCAGAGCAAAAAAGTGCTCAACTCGCTCTTCAAAAATTCCTTTTTCCGTAAAAAACTGCACAAAATGGCGGGGAAAAAACTCATCCGCTCGTTCGGGGGAAAATTGCGCTTCTTTATGTTCGGCGGCGCCGCCCTCAATCCCGACACCGAGATCTTTCTCCGCGATGCAAATATCAGCTATTCCTCCGGCTACGGCATGACGGAGACTTCGCCGATCATGACCATTAATCCCTTCGGCACTGTGAAAATGGGCTCATGCGGCAAACCGATTCCCGGCATCACCATTTCTATCCACCATCCCGATCCCCAGACCGGCATTGGCGAGATCATCGTCAAGGGCGATATTGTCATGCAAGGCTATCTCAAAAACGCAGCGGCCACCCGGGAGGCCTTCCTCGAGGATGGCTGGCTCAAAACCGGTGATTTGGGATTGTTCGACGAAGACGGTTATCTCTTCATCAAGGGGCGTTCGAAAAATGTCATCATCGGCCCCTCCGGCGAGAATATCTATCCTGAGGTCGTGGAGCAGGAGATCCTGCAATCCCCTTACATCCAGGAAGCCCTGGTCTATATGGATAAAAACAAGCTGATCGCTAAGGTCTACCTCGATTACGATTTCATCGATCAGAATTTTTCACGCAACAATATGGATCCCAACGACGCTAGCAAAATGGTGCGGGATCTTCTCGAACAGATCCGCCAGGAGGTCAACCTGCGTCTACCCACCTTCAGCCGACTTCAAGCCTTTGAAGAACATCCCGAGCCCTTCGAAAAGACCCCTACCAACAAGATCAAACGGCATTTGTATATCCACGCCGCGCAATAA
- a CDS encoding BamA/TamA family outer membrane protein, which produces MAEKIRAIALLLAVIFSGLAAQPRRVPLGSITLEGRYRWPREKVLQEFGLAPGAPFSAAELPEHGKKLLQSLAAAGYWYARLDSMVYTINADSSQAQLCIYLDQGREIRTEGITLSGMDSVRARALLGRFNTHPGRMLDAGQIEADLDDALLQLDKEGLPFARFELESLQLDSLTTERDGLALEYRATPGPRLILRDIQISGNHLTRPGVILKEIRIRPGEPYSQQKVARIVSRLMKLGYFKKVEEPVLFYTAGEEGGLLLRVEEGQSSRFDGVLGYTPGSVAGKGYFTGLVDISLGNLLGTGRTLYAHWQKKDRQTQDISLRYREPWVAGWPVHLGTGFTQLIQDTTYVQRDLVLEIVVPLLENFAVQAQASRSEIVPDSLGSYLFGLLRSSTLNGSLGIEYDSRDDRLNPRQGVYYATSYQSGRKRNLGPEELLTAAVRRQTITKRIALDLEVYTPLFKRQILAVALHGRQIKSGEPYIPIPDQYRLGGAKTLRGYREDQFRGSSVAWSSLEYRYWMGRRSRTFLFADYGYYSAPSRGEHHQAFKLGYGLGFRLETGLGIMSLDYGLGRGDDPMAGKIHVGLINEF; this is translated from the coding sequence ATGGCAGAGAAAATCCGAGCTATAGCGCTTCTGCTTGCGGTTATTTTTTCAGGGCTTGCCGCCCAGCCGCGGCGTGTTCCCCTCGGCAGCATCACGCTCGAGGGGCGATACCGCTGGCCGCGCGAAAAAGTCCTGCAGGAATTTGGCCTTGCCCCCGGAGCGCCCTTTTCGGCGGCCGAGCTGCCGGAGCACGGCAAAAAACTGCTGCAGAGCCTGGCTGCCGCCGGCTATTGGTACGCCCGGCTGGATTCCATGGTCTATACCATTAATGCCGATAGCAGCCAGGCGCAGCTATGCATCTATCTCGATCAGGGGCGGGAAATCCGCACAGAGGGCATCACTCTCTCCGGGATGGACAGCGTACGGGCGCGGGCGCTCCTCGGCCGTTTCAATACCCATCCAGGGCGAATGCTCGATGCAGGTCAAATTGAGGCGGACCTCGATGATGCGCTCCTGCAATTGGATAAAGAAGGGCTTCCTTTTGCACGATTTGAACTTGAATCTCTGCAGCTCGACTCCTTGACGACGGAAAGAGATGGCCTGGCGCTGGAATACCGGGCTACTCCGGGCCCGCGGCTGATTCTGCGCGATATCCAGATTTCTGGCAACCACCTGACCCGACCCGGTGTCATCCTCAAGGAGATCCGCATCCGCCCCGGCGAACCCTATTCCCAGCAAAAGGTTGCCCGTATCGTCAGCCGTCTGATGAAACTCGGCTATTTCAAGAAAGTCGAGGAGCCCGTGCTTTTTTATACCGCCGGGGAGGAAGGTGGTCTGTTGCTGCGCGTGGAGGAGGGACAGAGCAGCCGATTTGACGGGGTTCTGGGCTATACCCCCGGCAGCGTGGCGGGGAAAGGTTATTTCACCGGTTTGGTGGATATTTCCTTAGGCAATCTGCTTGGCACAGGCCGGACGCTCTATGCCCACTGGCAGAAAAAGGACCGACAAACCCAGGATATCAGTTTGCGTTACCGCGAACCTTGGGTTGCCGGCTGGCCGGTGCATCTGGGGACCGGATTCACTCAGCTAATCCAGGATACGACCTATGTACAGCGGGATCTGGTCTTGGAGATCGTGGTGCCTTTGCTCGAGAATTTTGCCGTGCAGGCGCAGGCCAGCCGGTCCGAGATCGTCCCCGATTCTCTCGGAAGCTACCTTTTCGGGCTGCTGCGCAGCAGCACCCTGAACGGGTCCCTGGGTATTGAATACGACAGCCGGGATGATCGCCTCAATCCGCGACAGGGGGTCTATTATGCCACTTCCTACCAGTCCGGCCGCAAGCGCAATCTGGGCCCGGAAGAATTGCTGACCGCGGCGGTCCGGCGGCAAACGATCACCAAACGGATCGCCCTGGATTTGGAGGTCTATACACCGCTCTTCAAGCGCCAGATCCTTGCGGTGGCGCTGCACGGCCGGCAGATTAAAAGCGGCGAGCCGTATATTCCGATTCCGGATCAGTATCGCCTCGGTGGAGCGAAAACCCTTCGCGGCTATCGCGAGGATCAGTTCCGCGGTAGTTCGGTCGCATGGTCTTCCCTCGAATATCGCTACTGGATGGGGCGGCGCTCCCGCACCTTTCTTTTCGCGGACTATGGATACTACAGCGCGCCGTCCAGAGGCGAACACCACCAGGCTTTCAAGCTTGGCTATGGTTTGGGATTCCGCCTGGAGACTGGACTGGGGATCATGAGCCTGGACTACGGTCTCGGGCGGGGGGATGACCCCATGGCTGGCAAAATCCATGTCGGATTGATTAATGAATTTTAG
- a CDS encoding NHL repeat-containing protein: MSRIFKRGWVFLLLALAAGNAVAGDSLMVRLLYAFGREGDGPGQFRSPRALSLDPEGALYIADTGNNRIQKCTAAGAVLAMVGGFGWGENQFQQPVDLYAGNGLDLFIADYQNRRIVRCDRQLHWISAYSSPQGTANKLSLGFPAGLALSIHNDLFIADAENLRILKLNALREAVQSFGDFAEGEGELAEPNQAALDTKDRLYVSDRRRGCVVVYDYFGNYLEEIGSSILKEPVGLCLTREGLLLVADEGRDQVLIFSQKGRLIRSVGTTGEKLGALNDPADVAVQGDRMYIVESANHRVQAFELSWLHIP; the protein is encoded by the coding sequence GTGAGCAGGATATTCAAAAGAGGATGGGTTTTTCTGCTGCTGGCGCTCGCGGCCGGCAATGCGGTGGCCGGCGACAGCCTGATGGTGCGCTTGCTTTATGCCTTCGGCCGGGAGGGTGATGGTCCCGGCCAGTTCCGCTCGCCCCGAGCGCTCTCCCTGGACCCAGAAGGCGCCCTCTATATTGCTGACACCGGCAATAACCGCATCCAAAAATGCACTGCAGCCGGCGCTGTGCTGGCCATGGTTGGAGGATTCGGCTGGGGGGAAAACCAGTTTCAGCAGCCCGTCGATCTTTACGCCGGCAATGGCCTGGATCTTTTCATCGCCGACTACCAAAACCGACGCATTGTCCGCTGCGACCGGCAATTGCATTGGATTAGCGCCTATTCTTCTCCGCAGGGCACGGCTAACAAGCTGAGTCTGGGTTTTCCCGCCGGCCTGGCCCTCTCCATCCATAACGATCTCTTCATCGCTGATGCGGAGAATCTGCGTATTCTCAAGCTGAACGCCTTGCGTGAAGCGGTGCAATCCTTCGGCGATTTCGCCGAGGGCGAAGGAGAGCTGGCTGAGCCGAATCAGGCCGCGCTCGATACCAAGGACCGGCTCTATGTCTCGGACCGGAGGCGCGGCTGCGTCGTCGTCTACGATTACTTCGGCAATTATCTTGAGGAGATCGGTAGCAGCATTTTGAAAGAGCCGGTGGGTCTCTGCCTGACCCGGGAAGGCCTGCTCCTGGTGGCCGACGAGGGGCGTGACCAGGTCCTCATCTTTAGCCAGAAAGGCCGACTGATCCGCAGCGTGGGAACTACCGGAGAGAAACTGGGCGCCTTGAACGATCCCGCTGATGTCGCGGTGCAAGGAGACCGGATGTACATCGTGGAGTCGGCCAATCACCGTGTGCAGGCTTTCGAACTTTCATGGCTGCACATTCCTTGA
- a CDS encoding C40 family peptidase: protein MPKKEIAHALKSVPRRLSAWIILLLLVLVSGCAWNPDFRRPVQAGQEELTAENTRGERFGAMTPELQERFKAEIRSYWESPYLWGGNAPSGIDCSGLVGQIYKRAAAIDLPRTTLKLFALGMSVENQPLQFADLVFFKLGHASQPDHVGFYVARGYFIHASVTRGVTLSLITDTPYRESYAGARRLLQ, encoded by the coding sequence ATGCCGAAAAAAGAGATAGCACACGCCCTCAAGAGCGTGCCGAGGCGTCTGTCCGCATGGATCATCCTGCTTCTTCTGGTGCTGGTATCGGGATGTGCCTGGAATCCCGACTTTCGCAGGCCCGTGCAAGCGGGGCAGGAAGAGCTCACGGCGGAAAATACGCGCGGGGAGCGGTTCGGTGCAATGACGCCGGAACTGCAGGAACGGTTCAAGGCCGAAATCCGCAGCTATTGGGAATCCCCCTATTTATGGGGCGGCAATGCCCCATCCGGCATCGATTGTTCGGGCCTGGTGGGACAGATTTATAAACGTGCTGCAGCCATCGATCTGCCGAGAACCACCCTCAAGCTCTTTGCCCTTGGCATGAGCGTGGAAAACCAACCGCTGCAATTCGCCGATCTGGTCTTTTTCAAGCTCGGTCATGCCAGCCAGCCCGATCATGTAGGATTCTACGTGGCCCGGGGGTATTTCATCCATGCCTCAGTCACCCGCGGTGTGACCCTGTCACTGATCACGGACACCCCCTATCGCGAGAGCTATGCGGGGGCTCGCCGGCTGCTCCAGTGA